TGCTAATCCTCCAATACCTAAACTTGCTAAAAGACCAAATAAATTAATACTATGAACTTGAGAAAAAATAAAAATAATTAGTAAAATAATGATAGCATTTGCCAAAAATTTACCGACAATCAAAAATTCACTATTAATTTTTTTATCACTTTTAAGGGCAGCAGTTAGTAAATATTTGTCAAATAAAATTCTAAACCATCTAGTAACTAACCAAATAGTTAAAGAAGAAATTACTAAACTAAGTAAAATTTCACTAACTTGAATTAATTTAGGTTTTTCATTGACTAAAATATATATATCTAACAATCCTAAAAAACAGAGTAAGGCAACTAAATTTAGGTCTGGTTTAATGACTTCTTTATAAAAGCTATTACCGTCAGAGCTAATTAATTTATTACTAATAAATTTCCCTAATTTTTGTAAATAAATAGTAATAGAAAATATTACTGCTGTAATGGCAATTATTGAGCCTATTTGTAAGGCTGGATCAGCTTTCAAAAAAATTTCTATCATGTTATTTTTTAGTTTTGCTTTAATCAAAGTGATATTAACATAACTATTATTACAATGCGCAATATTACTCTATCCTTTGATGAGAAGAGGGCAAAGGGGAAGAGTGGTAGCAGAGGGAGAAGAAAATTCATTATCCATTTGCCAAAAAGTATTCTCTGCGACATTTACGGTAAAATTTAATTAGTAAGAAAAACATAAAACTACAAAATTACATGACAAAAGTAGGGATTATCGGTGTCGGAAAATCAGGGATTGCGGCGGCTAGACTTTTACGACATCAAGGACATGAAGTCACCATTTATGATACTGCTAATACTGAGACTCTACAACGACTGAGAGATAATCTCGCTGAAGAAATGATAACCGTTCAATTAAGCTCTCATTTGCCCCTAACCAGCGCCCTCCGCCCTAGTTTGATCGTTGTTAGTCCGGGTGTACCTTGGGATATTCCGTTGCTACAGGAGGCAAGAAAACAGGGCATAGAGACTATTGGCGAAATGGAATTGGCGTGGCGCCACCTCAATTCTATCCCTTGGGTAGGCATTACGGGAACTAATGGTAAAACCACGACTACCGCTTTAGTGGAGGCAATGTTTCAAGGTGATGGTATTAATATCAGCGCCTGTGGCAATATCGGTTATGCTGGTTGTGAGTTGGCTTTGGCATCTCAAACTCATCCCCCTAAGTGGGTAGTGGCGGAAATAAGTAGTTATCAAATCGAGTCAAGCGCTGAGTTATCCCCTCGTATCGGCATTTGGACTACTTTTACACCCGATCATCTTGCCCGTCATCGAACTTTAGAAAACTATTTTAATATTAAGGCTAGTTTGTTGCAACGTTCTCGCCACAAAATTATTAACGCTGATGATCCTTATCTGCTAAAATCCATTGTTAATAAGTCTTGGTCAAATGTTTATTGGACTAGCACCAAAGGTAAAAGTCATCTTCCTTGTAGCCCAAATCAGGGTGTCTTTTTAGAGGATAGTTGGATTGTAGCTTTTGGGGAGTTAATCGCGCCTATCAGTCTTTTTAAGATGGTGGGGCAACATAATCAACAAAATTTGTTAATGGCGGTGGGCGCTACTATTCTCGCTGGAGTTAGTAAAACTGCCATTGTTAATACTATTTCTACTTTTACGGGGGTTGCCCATCGTTTAGAGTTAATTAAAACTATCCACGGCGTTGATTATATTAATGATAGTAAAGCTACTAATTATGATGCCGCCGAAGTGGGTTTAAATGCCGTTGCTTCGCCGGTGATTCTCATTGCTGGAGGGGAAGCGAAGGAAGGTGATGATTCTGCGTGGATTAGTAAAATTAAGGAGAAGTGCGCTTTTGTTTTATTAATCGGTGATGCTGGTGATTTATTTGCTTCTCGTTTACAAGCGCATGGTGTTAATAATTTTCAAATTGTGGGTAGTATGGAGGGCGCTGTGACAAATGCCCCTGCCCTTGCTGAAAAATATCAGGCTAAAGTAGTGCTATTATCCCCTGCTTGTGCTAGTTTTGATCAATATCGTAGTTTTGAGCATCGAGGGGATGATTTTCGCCATCTGGTTAATTCTATTTAAGTTTTGCTGAATTCTATCAAGTCAAAACCTTTATCCCACAATGAAATAAATTTCATTGCTAACAGCTCAACTTTACTAAAGTGAGTTAACTTTTACAAAAAAAATGGCGTTGCATCATTGCGGGATGATATGCAATTTTCTGATAGGTTGAAACAACTGTAATATTAAAGGCGATGACCTTTTTAAAATAAGTGACAATCTCTCATAAACTTATGTTCGTGCATAGTTTTATTTTTTAGATAATAAATTAGTAAATGAATCGACAAGTATAACATCTCAAATGATTTAGAATAGCAAAAAGTTTGACGGTGTAATCTAGCCAAATAATGTCTTAATCTACTATTTTCTCCTTCCACTCTTGTCATTGATATTTTACTTATGATTTGGTCTCCATCTGGAATAAAGTTTGGATATACTTTATATCCATCTGTAATCCAAAAATAGCAATCCCAATGTTTTATCTTTTGCCATAATTTTTGAAATGTTTTTGAACTTCTATCTCCTAATATCCATTTTAAAATCCCAGGTCTATCCTTGTCAACTGATGTCCATATCCATATTTTGTTACTTTTTTTCCCTATAAATGTTTGAATTTCATCTAATTGAGCGACTAGGGGAATTTGATAATCATTTTTTTGTTTTATCAACTTTTTTGCAGTTTCTTTTACCCATCTAATTATAGTGTTATGATTGACTTTAGTTATTCTTTCAATAGCTCTAAATCCATTGCCATTTACATACATAGTCAGACAGGTTTCTTTGACATCCTTTGAATAACCTAATTCAGAATAACAATCAATAAATTGACGACCACAATTTTTACATTGATAATTTTGTTTTCCTCTCCTGTGACCGTTTTTTCTAATATTATTATTTCCACATTTTGGGCAGTTAAGTTCCATTTCTTCTTTTTACTACTCCTGTCATAAAACTTTTTCCTTCATTATAAATCATCCCATAAAAATGCAACGCCCGTACAGAGGATTATAATCGTTATTTAACAGACCAGCTACAACAAATATATTATATAAACGAAATATATTATTGAGTATCGTTAATGTCTCTCTGATCTCTTTATAGCCTTTTAATTCACTATCAAATTTTATTTTGCCACAACCAATATTCTCAGCTAAGTCAATTAAATGAGGATAACTACTTAATTGTTCTTTAATTTCTGAATGTTCTTGAGCATTTATATAATCTTTTAGTATTTGTTTAGTGTTATTGCTGACAAATAAAACATCATCATCTAAAATTAAACATGGCTCGTCAATATCTGTGTCTAAGATAATTTCAGTGGGTATGGTAGTCATTGCCGATGCACTGGTAGGTAATAAATCATTACCAATAATGGCATTAATGATTGTTGATTTTCCAGCACTCATTGGTGCCACAATCGTCATTTTCAACTCAAGAGTATTAAGTTGTCCAGAAAGATTCTTTATTTGACTTAAAAGTTTATGATAATCTTCATCACGTTCCGTTAAATCTGTCGATGCAATTCTTTTCTCCAGTATTTGTTCTATTTTAGTTATTAATTGACTTACATTTTCTTGTAAAGTTAAAATATTTGTCATTATCTTGCCTTCCGTAATTCATTTTGTCACAATTATAAACCACAGAACACCAAAAAGCGCCCTCCGCCCCACCCTACCAAATTAAACTTAAATCTAAAGTAAAATCAGGCAAAATATCCTCTCCTGATAAAATTTTTAGATTATTTAAAATCTCTTTTTCTTGCCCTTGATGATAAATTTCTACTTCTTTTTTTTCAGGATTAATTAACCATCCTAACTTCACTCCATTTGATCTATATTCTGCCATTTTTTCTTGAAGTGTTTTTAATGAGTCAGTTTTAGACATTAACTCTAAAATAAAATCAGGAGCAATAGGCGGAAATTTAAT
The sequence above is drawn from the Cyanobacterium sp. T60_A2020_053 genome and encodes:
- a CDS encoding dynamin family protein is translated as MTIVAPMSAGKSTIINAIIGNDLLPTSASAMTTIPTEIILDTDIDEPCLILDDDVLFVSNNTKQILKDYINAQEHSEIKEQLSSYPHLIDLAENIGCGKIKFDSELKGYKEIRETLTILNNIFRLYNIFVVAGLLNNDYNPLYGRCIFMG
- a CDS encoding IS1 family transposase, whose protein sequence is MELNCPKCGNNNIRKNGHRRGKQNYQCKNCGRQFIDCYSELGYSKDVKETCLTMYVNGNGFRAIERITKVNHNTIIRWVKETAKKLIKQKNDYQIPLVAQLDEIQTFIGKKSNKIWIWTSVDKDRPGILKWILGDRSSKTFQKLWQKIKHWDCYFWITDGYKVYPNFIPDGDQIISKISMTRVEGENSRLRHYLARLHRQTFCYSKSFEMLYLSIHLLIYYLKNKTMHEHKFMRDCHLF
- a CDS encoding UDP-N-acetylmuramoyl-L-alanine--D-glutamate ligase, encoding MTKVGIIGVGKSGIAAARLLRHQGHEVTIYDTANTETLQRLRDNLAEEMITVQLSSHLPLTSALRPSLIVVSPGVPWDIPLLQEARKQGIETIGEMELAWRHLNSIPWVGITGTNGKTTTTALVEAMFQGDGINISACGNIGYAGCELALASQTHPPKWVVAEISSYQIESSAELSPRIGIWTTFTPDHLARHRTLENYFNIKASLLQRSRHKIINADDPYLLKSIVNKSWSNVYWTSTKGKSHLPCSPNQGVFLEDSWIVAFGELIAPISLFKMVGQHNQQNLLMAVGATILAGVSKTAIVNTISTFTGVAHRLELIKTIHGVDYINDSKATNYDAAEVGLNAVASPVILIAGGEAKEGDDSAWISKIKEKCAFVLLIGDAGDLFASRLQAHGVNNFQIVGSMEGAVTNAPALAEKYQAKVVLLSPACASFDQYRSFEHRGDDFRHLVNSI